Proteins encoded by one window of Salvia splendens isolate huo1 chromosome 7, SspV2, whole genome shotgun sequence:
- the LOC121810594 gene encoding uncharacterized protein LOC121810594: MKRYTNNGKSVWGQNRTDSYPVNRFGGRPPFGGRREGSGNYRSSGDDGDVEGCTIKETHHDDHVSNKLDRVLEKLDQFDVWREEADRKFKTWAPAVTREPDMPLGFDEGDDPQWDDSRRRRPVDGGFPPRNPNLGFQEGPCREERGRIGHGWEPHGERHSNFSRPATCWDPPHRYKSHVTGYEKPQKVKMHPPRFNGADATNWVSRVQYYFDHVMMPDAERLHYAVMLFDPPAAEWVFNYSANNEFVTWQDFLEDVRHRFDRQSFKNYYGLLAKLTQTGTVLEYHDTFEKYLNRVQGVPESDLYTLFVAGLKQDMQERLRLHRPTSLAAAMALTLELADIQADRGQPVPPTGLRRPWQNRESRGQPGAPSSLTHAQLPGVTASAAGQQGRGAEQPRPAIIRVSQAEKSERSRLGLCWHCPEKWATGHVCKQRILCYADDVEELEEPCPEKPLAADVSHIHAMDGGRRSRPFRVLGMVQGQEVSILIDTGSDKDFMHPRIAEKLHLPLSSIRPFRVYVGNGEALLCSHVSRQTKLEVQGTVITVDLHVLPVHGPDIILGMDWLKSLGKVTADFVGKILEFVQGNTRVTWQGIVPPPQRINLQALTTLLLTTEILECFEIMLLDPESPSPQPAGKGFPPDLPPDLLAVLEQFQQVFGLPNEIPPARAYDHRVHLLPGTKPVNVRPYRYPYFQKNEIERQVKEMLDQGIIHRSSSPFSSPVLLIRKKDGSFRFCIDYRALINAKAPDHFPIPTADELFDELGKARVFTKLDLRSGYHQIRMHEEDVFKTAFRTHDGHFEFLVYSPSHETHTQHLAAVLGILKEHSFFVKLSKCSFCSSTVEYLGHLVSDGLLKADPSKINAMTAWPQPRNVKQLRGFLGLTGYYHRFVAQYALIAAPLTDLLKKDAFEWSSSATTSFENLKRAMTSASVLRLPDFDQPFCVEIDASDLGIGAVLLQDNHPIAYFSKKLGPRRKVASTYHKELYAIAEAVQKWRQYLLGREFIIRSDQKSLKELLQQVVQTPDQQLYVRKLMGYKFVIEYKKGSANKAADALSRREGSPTAGDDAAGEEEAVETSRSCALLAAAAHPVPRLIDILKNETRSSPEMRELVRDIAEGRAPPHLTLVDGLVYYNLRIYVGSRSSGRIPILREYHSLPSAGHPSFERTLKRVATGFYWRNMKKDVKKFVEACVDCQTTKYSTQKPAGLLQPLPIPSQVWEDVSMDFITGLPQSRGNTTIMVVVDRLSKYAHFAPLPTSFDALKVAQLFVNTVVRHHGFPKTLVSDRDSVFLNQIWKELMRLSGTKLNFSTAYHPQSDGQTEVRNRGLEQYLRAFTADRPSKWANFLPWAELALNCFHHAGLGMSPFKALYGREPPSLIFAKPSAAMPPSVAELITQRGLLLVELRRNLERAQQRMCDKANKHRRHVEFEIGDKVLLRLQPYRQHSVARPQSAKLARRFYGPFEVLERIGPVAYCLRLPEGSRIHNVFLVSLLKAFVEGDAGGDPIALSSEFFGDRPLVYAVRVHAGEPKDHVLVRWSDGTESPSWEPLELIQREFPNVLLEDKDFVIGGGVDTVPMQTTPPAPVQPLLPAGAFEGAERETERVPEIQRHEQPSIATSKPKRSARSPEKYGDYPYRQHSVARPQSAKLARRFYGPFEVLERIGPVAYCLRLPEGSRIHNVFLVSLLKAFVEGDAGGDPIALSSEFFGDRPLVYAVRVHAGEPKDHVLVRWSDGTESPSWEPLELIQREFPNVLLEDKDFVIGGGVDTVPMQTTPPAPVQPLLPAGAFEGAERETERVPEIQRHEQPSIATSKPKRSARSPEKYGDYVSK; the protein is encoded by the exons GACGACGGTGACGTAGAGGGTTGCACGATAAAAGAGACCCATCACGATGATCACGTAAGCAACAAATTGGATCGGGTTCTggaaaaacttgatcaattcgATGTATGGAGGGAAGAGGCTGATCGGAAGTTCAAGACCTGGGCGCCGGCGGTAACACGCGAACCGGACATGCCGCTAGGGTTCGACGAGGGGGATGACCCCCAATGGGACGACAGCAGGAGAAGAAGACCGGTGGATGGAGGGTTTCCGCCAAGAAACCCTAATCTTGGTTTCCAAGAGGGGCCGTGTCGCGAGGAGAGGGGCCGTATCGGCCATGGCTGGGAACCTCACGGGGAGAGACATAGCAATTTCAGCCGCCCCGCGACTTGTTGGGACCCACCACATCGTTACAAGTCCCACGTTACGGGCTATGAGAAACCTCAGAAAGTTAAGATGCACCCACCTCGATTCAATGGAGCGGACGCTACGAATTGGGTGTCAAGGGTCCAGTACTACTTCGACCACGTGATGATGCCCGACGCAGAACGCCTGCACTACGCCGTCATGTTGTTCGATCCGCCGGCCGCGGAATGGGTTTTCAATTATTCCGCAAACAACGAGTTCGTCACGTGGCAAGACTTCTTGGAGGACGTACGTCATCGTTTTGACAGACAGAGTTTTAAAAACTATTATGGGCTTCTCGCCAAACTTACGCAGACGGGAACCGTGCTGGAATATCACGATACTTTCGAAAAGTACCTTAACAGAGTGCAAGGGGTCCCGGAATCGGACTTGTATACACTCTTCGTCGCGGGCCTTAAGCAGGACATGCAAGAGCGTCTCAGGTTACATCGACCCACGTCACTGGCAGCCGCAATGGCCTTGACGTTGGAATTGGCAGACATTCAGGCGGATCGTGGGCAACCGGTGCCGCCTACGGGTTTGCGTCGTCCTTGGCAGAACCGGGAGTCTCGCGGGCAACCTGGGGCCCCTTCTTCGCTAACCCATGCTCAGCTCCCAGGGGTGACTGCCTCCGCAGCAGGACAGCAGGGTCGGGGAGCGGAGCAGCCGCGCCCAGCAATTATCCGGGTTTCTCAGGCAGAGAAATCCGAGCGGTCCAGACTGGGCCTTTGTTGGCACTGCCCCGAAAAGTGGGCGACGGGCCATGTGTGTAAGCAACGCATcctctgttatgcggatgatgtggaggagctagaggagcCGTGTCCGGAGAAACCCCTGGCAGCTGACGTTTCACACATTCATGCCATGGACGGGGGTCGACGATCGCGCCCCTTTCGCGTCTTGGGGATGGTACAGGGCCAGGAAGTGAGCATACTCATCGACACAGGGAGTGACAAGGATTTTATGCACCCCCGGATAGCGGAGAAATTACACCTTCCCCTATCGTCGATTCGCCCTTTCCGGGTCTACGTCGGCAATGGTGAGGCGTTATTGTGCTCCCATGTTTCACGCCAGACGAAGCTGGAAGTACAGGGCACGGTTATCACGGTGGATTTACACGTCCTTCCGGTGCACGGCCCGGATATTATCTTAGGTATGGACTGGCTCAAATCGTTGGGCAAGGTTACTGCGGACTTTGTGGGCAAGATCCTGGAATTTGTCCAGGGCAATACCCGAGTCACTTGGCAAGGGATTGTTCCTCCGCCACAACGTATCAACTTGCAGGCTTTAACGACTTTGCTACTGACGACGGAGATTCTGGAGTGTTTTGAGATCATGTTGCTAGACCCAGAGTCCCCGTCACctcagccggccggcaaaggaTTCCCGCCAGATCTGCCGCCGGATCTATTGGCAGTGTTGGAGCAATTTCAGCAGGTTTTCGGCTTGCCCAACGAAATACCACCTGCTCGCGCTTACGATCATCGGGTGCACCTCTTGCCGGGTACCAAGCCTGTGAATGTCAGGCCTTACCGTTACCCCTACTTCCAAAAGAATGAGATTGAGCGACAGGTGAAGGAGATGTTGGATCAGGGAATTATTCACCGAAGTAGTAGCCCATTCTCCTCTCCAGTTCTTCTGATTCGAAAGAAGGATGGCTCCTTCCGTTTCTGCATTGATTATCGCGCCTTGATTAACGCTAAGGCGCCGGATCACTTTCCAATTCCCACCGCAGATGAGCTGTTCGACGAGCTTGGGAAGGCGCGTGTTTTCACCAAATTGGATTTGCGTTCGGGATACCATCAAATCCGAATGCACGAGGAGGATGTTTTTAAGACGGCCTTTCGAACTCATGATGGCCACTTTGAATTTCTg GTTTACAGCCCTTCACACGAAACCCACACGCAGCATTTGGCCGCGGTTCTTGGAATTTTAAAGGAGCACAGTTTTTTCGTCAAGTTATCGAAATGCTCTTTCTGCAGCTCGACGGTGGAGTATTTGGGTCATCTGGTCAGTGATGGATTACTTAAGGCGGACCCGTCTAAAATAAACGCTATGACAGCGTGGCCCCAACCGAGAAATGTGAAGCAACTTCGGGGTTTTTTAGGTTTAACCGGATACTACCATCGCTTTGTCGCTCAATATGCCCTCATTGCAGCCCCGTTGACTGATCTGCTTAAAAAGGATGCGTTTGAGTGGTCCTCTTCGGCAACAACTAGTTTCGAAAATTTGAAAAGGGCAATGACCAGCGCATCCGTTCTTCGCCTACCTGATTTTGATCAGCCCTTCTGCGTTGAAATCGATGCCTCGGATCTGGGAATCGGTGCGGTTTTATTACAGGATAATCATCCCATAGCCTATTTTAGCAAGAAATTAGGACCTCGTCGTAAGGTGGCCTCGACCTACCATAAGGAATTATACGCTATCGCAGAGGCTGTCCAGAAATGGCGCCAGTATTTACTAGGGCGGGAGTTTATCATACGAAGCGATCAAAAGAGTTTGAAAGAGTTGCTGCAACAGGTGGTGCAAACCCCGGACCAACAGTTGTATGTTCGCAAGCTGATGGGGTACAAGTTTGTAATCGAATACAAAAAGGGCAGCGCAAACAAGGCTGCCGACGCTCTGTCTCGCCGCGAAGGGTCGCCAACGGCAGGTGACGATGCCGCCGGTGAGGAGGAAGCCGTGGAGACGAGCCGGAGCTGTGCTCTCCTGGCGGCGGCGGCCCATCCGGTCCCGCGGCTTATCGATATATTGAAGAATGAGACACGCTCGTCTCCCGAAATGCGAGAGCTTGTGAGGGATATCGCGGAGGGTCGAGCGCCACCCCACCTGACCTTGGTAGATGGTCTGGTGTACTATAACCTCCGGATTTATGTGGGTTCACGCTCATCGGGCCGCATCCCTATTTTGAGGGAGTACCATAGTTTGCCTTCGGCGGGCCACCCAAGTTTTGAGCGGACTTTAAAACGAGTAGCCACGGGATTTTACTGGCGTAATATGAAGAAGGACGTGAAGAAATTTGTCGAGGCTTGCGTGGATTGCCAAACGACCAAATACTCCACGCAAAAGCCAGCAGGGTTGCTACAGCCGCTACCTATCCCGTCGCAGGTTTGGGAGGACGTTTCGATGGATTTCATCACGGGCCTACCTCAATCGCGAGGTAACACGACGatcatggtggtggtggatcgCTTGTCTAAGTATGCGCATTTTGCCCCTCTCCCGACCAGTTTTGACGCCCTAAAGGTGGCCCAGTTATTCGTCAACACAGTCGTCCGTCACCACGGATTCCCAAAGACATTGGTCTCGGACCGCGACTCGGTCTTCTTGAATCAAATTTGGAAGGAGTTAATGCGCCTCAGTGGTACGAAGTTGAATTTTTCTACGGCTTACCATCCGCAATCGGACGGTCAGACGGAGGTGCGAAATCGCGGGTTGGAACAGTATTTGAGGGCTTTCACTGCGGATCGCCCGTCTAAGTGGGCTAATTTCTTACCTTGGGCAGAGTTGGCACTAAATTGCTTCCATCACGCGGGATTAGGGATGTCTCCTTTCAAGGCGCTTTATGGGCGCGAACCCCCAAGTTTGATCTTCGCCAAACCGTCGGCCGCGATGCCTCCATCGGTGGCCGAATTAATCACGCAAAGGGGGCTGCTTTTGGTGGAATTGCGCAGGAATCTGGAACGCGCACAACAACGAATGTGCGACAAGGCAAACAAGCACCGTCGCCATGTTGAATTTGAGATAGGCGATAAGGTGCTACTTAGGTTGCAGCCGTACAGACAGCATTCAGTGGCGCGACCCCAATCCGCCAAGTTGGCGCGCCGTTTTTATGGGCCTTTCGAGGTCTTGGAACGTATAGGCCCGGTGGCTTATTGCCTGCGGTTGCCGGAAGGTAGTAGGATACACAATGTGTTTCTTGTGAGCCTTTTGAAAGCCTTCGTCGAGGGGGACGCCGGCGGCGACCCCATAGCATTGTCGTCCGAGTTCTTTGGGGATAGACCGTTAGTGTATGCTGTGCGAGTGCATGCGGGTGAGCCGAAGGATCATGTGTTGGTTCGTTGGTCGGATGGTACAGAGTCGCCGTCGTGGGAGCCGTTGGAGTTGATACAGCGTGAGTTTCCGAACgtgctccttgaggacaaggattTTGTTATCGGAGGGGGGGTTGATACGGTTCCCATGCAGACGACGCCGCCAGCCCCCGTCCAGCCTCTTCTACCTGCGGGGGCGTTCGAAGGAGCGGAGCGTGAGACAGAGAGAGTGCCCGAGATTCAGCGACATGAACAGCCGTCCATCGCAACGTCGAAGCCTAAGCGGAGTGCGCGATCGCCCGAGAAGTATggagactac CCGTACAGACAGCATTCAGTGGCGCGACCCCAATCCGCCAAGTTGGCGCGCCGTTTTTATGGGCCTTTCGAGGTCTTGGAACGTATAGGCCCGGTGGCTTATTGCCTGCGGTTGCCGGAAGGTAGTAGGATACACAATGTGTTTCTTGTGAGCCTTTTGAAAGCCTTCGTCGAGGGGGACGCCGGCGGCGACCCCATAGCATTGTCGTCCGAGTTCTTTGGGGATAGACCGTTAGTGTATGCTGTGCGAGTGCATGCGGGTGAGCCGAAGGATCATGTGTTGGTTCGTTGGTCGGATGGTACAGAGTCGCCGTCGTGGGAGCCGTTGGAGTTGATACAGCGTGAGTTTCCGAACgtgctccttgaggacaaggattTTGTTATCGGAGGGGGGGTTGATACGGTTCCCATGCAGACGACGCCGCCAGCCCCCGTCCAGCCTCTTCTACCTGCGGGGGCGTTCGAAGGAGCGGAGCGTGAGACAGAGAGAGTGCCCGAGATTCAGCGACATGAACAGCCGTCCATCGCAACGTCGAAGCCTAAGCGGAGTGCGCGATCGCCCGAGAAGTATggagactacgtctccaaatag